From one Lolium rigidum isolate FL_2022 chromosome 4, APGP_CSIRO_Lrig_0.1, whole genome shotgun sequence genomic stretch:
- the LOC124646537 gene encoding uncharacterized protein LOC124646537, which yields MPVLMEAKGMNDRDTLIDLESGNNLVISEYSHGTDANFGVGLARAASNGASNEAKDDGNQHMDCSQPSTEVAARNGDDRKSEGEEKLGLLDSSGGEKAKKKRSKKPPRPPRPPTVLPLDASDQKLLNELNELALLKRARIERMKALKKMKNAKHSSTSNFCPMIVTIIFCLVILWQGFFSRQAAGVSFHGSPESSVREHNSLISIRFYKNRSSIRPQSSTSAAPNNLETRHRGWRSLANAERLRQEHAGRA from the exons ATGCCAGTTCTGATGGAAGCTAAGGGCATGAACGACCGGGATACTTTGATCGATTTGGAGAGTGGGAACAACCTTGTTATTAGCGAGTATAGCCATGGAACGGATGCTAATTTTGGAGTAGGCTTAGCAAGGGCAGCATCAAATGGCGCGTCAAATGAGGCCAAGGATGACGGGAATCAGCACATGGATTGCTCCCAGCCATCCACAGAAGTTGCTGCCAGGAATGGGGATGACAGGAAGTCTGAGGGGGAGGAGAAGCTGGGCCTTTTGGATAGCTCTGGAGGCGAGAAGGCAAAGAAGAAGCGGTCCAAGAAGCCGCCGCGCCCACCAAGGCCACCGACGGTTCTGCCGTTGGACGCTTCTGACCAGAAGCTCCTCAATGAGCTGAATGAGCTCGCTTTGTTGAAGCGGGCGAGGATTGAGCGGATGAAGgctttgaagaagatgaagaacgcCAAGCATTCCTCAACTAGCAATTTCTGTCCCATGATCGTCACCATTATCTTCTGCCTCGTCATACTCTGGCAAG GATTTTTCTCAAGGCAAGCGGCAGGAGTAAGCTTCCATGGATCACCTGAATCTTCAGTTAGAGAACATAACAGTCTGATCTCGATTCGGTTCTACAAGAACCGTTCTAGCATCAGACCTCAAAGTTCGACATCTGCTGCTCCTAA CAACTTAGAAACGCGCCACCGAGGCTGGAGATCCTTAGCAAATGCCGAGAGGCTGCGGCAAGAACACGCTGGCCGAGCATGA
- the LOC124646766 gene encoding pentatricopeptide repeat-containing protein At3g48810-like, translated as MCSTKCRHLLRQLRGRHFSTAPASNHRKSTPQITIRWPEQSRPSPDPGDTARAHEATVRRLAAAGDLDGVQYALQEMRLRGVACPEGALAAAIYAFARAGAPDRALETFYRAHDLGCAAPTVRVYNHLLDALLRENLVGAVVPVYDSMRKAGVEPNVYTYNLLLKALCQNDRVDAARKMLGEMARKGCRPDEVSHTTIVSALCKLGRLDEARGVLAETAPVCTSYDAVVHALCGESRMREAFLVVDEMVQRGLQPGPVTYTSVVHAFCKARELGMACAILARMVTKGCSPNVHTFTVLVKGFFDDGKARDALGMWNWMLAEGWAPSIISYNVLIRGLCHTGDLKRALSVFSGMAKNGCFPDVRTYSVLIDGFSKAGDLDGAMSIWNDMTRAGCKPNVVVYTNMVDVLCKKLMFDQAENLIDKMSSENCPPNTLTFNTLIRSLCDCGRVGAALSVLRGMARYGCSPNVRTYNELLHGFFRVGNCEDAFQILIEMLNNGIELSLISYNTAISGLCQMGRSKEAMILLGRMMLQQIQPDSFTFNAIIHAYCKEGNVRTAAWMLGQMDVVNCPRNIVAYTSLISGLCNQHRMDDAMVYLLKMLNEGICPNEATWNVLVRGLSTLVGAIGPMHLIDHIVEDLQP; from the coding sequence ATGTGTTCGACCAAATGCCGGCACCTGCTCAGGCAGCTCCGCGGCCGCCATTTCTCCACCGCCCCGGCATCCAACCACCGGAAGAGCACCCCGCAAATCACCATCCGGTGGCCGGAGCAATCCAGGCCCTCCCCTGACCCAGGAGACACGGCGCGGGCCCATGAGGCCACCGTCCGGAGGCTCGCGGCGGCGGGCGACCTGGACGGCGTCCAGTACGCGCTGCAGGAGATGCGGCTGCGCGGGGTGGCGTGCCCCGAgggcgccctcgccgccgccatctaCGCCTTCGcccgcgccggcgcgcccgaccgCGCGCTCGAGACCTTCTACCGCGCGCACGACCTGGGGTGCGCCGCGCCCACCGTGCGGGTGTACAACCACCTGCTCGACGCGCTGCTCCGGGAGAACCTGGTCGGGGCGGTGGTTCCGGTGTACGACAGCATGAGGAAGGCCGGCGTCGAGCCCAACGTGTACACCTACAACCTGCTCCTCAAGGCGCTGTGCCAGAACGACCGGGTCGACGCCGCGCGCAAGATGCTCGGCGAAATGGCCAGGAAGGGGTGCCGCCCGGACGAGGTGAGCCACACGACGATTGTTTCCGCGCTGTGCAAGCTGGGCAGGTTGGACGAGGCCCGGGGGGTCCTGGCGGAGACGGCGCCTGTGTGCACCTCGTACGATGCGGTTGTTCATGCGCTCTGTGGAGAGTCCAGGATGCGGGAGGCGTTCTTGGTTGTCGACGAGATGGTGCAACGGGGGTTGCAGCCAGGCCCCGTCACCTACACAAGCGTAGTCCACGCGTTCTGCAAGGCCCGGGAGCTGGGAATGGCTTGCGCTATTTTGGCCAGGATGGTAACCAAAGGTTGTTCTCCGAATGTTCATACGTTCACTGTGTTGGTCAAGGGGTTCTTTGATGATGGAAAGGCGCGTGACGCTCTTGGCATGTGGAATTGGATGCTGGCTGAAGGATGGGCACCGTCTATAATCTCGTACAATGTTCTCATCCGTGGCCTTTGCCATACCGGTGATCTGAAGAGGGCGTTATCTGTTTTCAGTGGCATGGCTAAAAACGGATGTTTTCCTGATGTGAGGACCTACTCTGTTCTCATTGACGGATTTTCCAAAGCTGGAGACCTGGATGGTGCCATGTCAATATGGAATGACATGACACGGGCTGGCTGCAAGCCGAACGTTGTTGTCTATACAAATATGGTGGATGTGCTTTGCAAGAAGTTGATGTTTGATCAGGCAGAAAATCTCATTGACAAGATGTCATCAGAAAATTGTCCTCCTAACACATTGACATTCAACACGTTGATCAGAAGCCTGTGTGACTGCGGAAGAGTGGGGGCAGCTTTGAGTGTGCTCCGTGGGATGGCAAGATATGGATGCTCTCCTAATGTCAGGACATACAATGAGTTGCTTCATGGTTTTTTCAGGGTAGGAAACTGCGAAGACGCCTTTCAAATTTTGATCGAGATGCTAAACAATGGGATTGAGTTGAGTTTGATATCTTACAACACTGCGATTAGTGGTCTGTGCCAGATGGGAAGGAGCAAAGAAGCTATGATTCTTTTGGGGAGGATGATGCTACAACAAATTCAACCCGATTCATTCACTTTCAACGCGATAATTCATGCTTATTGCAAGGAAGGGAATGTCAGAACTGCTGCTTGGATGCTAGGTCAGATGGATGTAGTTAACTGTCCACGCAACATAGTTGCTTACACAAGTCTGATATCGGGGCTTTGCAATCAGCATAGGATGGATGATGCCATGGTttatctcttgaagatgttaaatGAAGGTATCTGTCCAAATGAAGCGACATGGAATGTGTTGGTCCGTGGATTGTCCACACTCGTGGGCGCCATCGGACCAATGCACTTGATTGATCATATCGTTGAAGATTTACAACCATAG